One window of the Macadamia integrifolia cultivar HAES 741 unplaced genomic scaffold, SCU_Mint_v3 scaffold542, whole genome shotgun sequence genome contains the following:
- the LOC122069173 gene encoding ATP sulfurylase 1, chloroplastic-like: protein MASMAAQFVQSSDPFRSFPQIRRTQLNINLNHSLSLHSRSEKKKSHRQLRVSCGLIEPDGGKLVELFVTESQKNEKKKEAMSIPRIKLSKIDLEWVHVLSEGWASPLRGFMREAEFLQTLHFNCLRLEDGSVTNMSLPIVLAIDDLQKHRIGESTKVALFDSAENLVAILSDIEIYKHPKEERIARTWGTTAPGLPYVEQTITNAGNWLIGGDLEVVEPIKYKDGLDRFRLSPAELRDEFTRRNADAVFAFQLRNPVHNGHALLMTDTRRRLLEKGYKNPVLLLHPLGGFTKADDVPLSWRMKQHEKVLEDGVLDPETTVVSIFPSPMHYAGPTEVQWHAKARINAGANYYIVGRDPAGMGHPIEKRDLYDADHGKKVLSMAPGLEHLNILPFRVAAYDKTQGKMAFFDPSRPQDFLFISGTKMRTLAKNKESPPDGFMCPGGWKVLVDYYDSLVPAENKKVPEAVPA, encoded by the exons ATGGCGTCCATGGCCGCTCAATTCGTACAATCTTCAGACCCTTTTCGCTCATTCCCTCAAATACGCAGAACCCAGTTGAATATCAATCTCAATCATTCGCTTTCGCTTCATTCACGCTCCGAAAAGAAGAAGAGTCATCGCCAACTTCGTGTTTCCTGTGGTTTGATCGAACCCGATGGAGGGAAGCTTGTTGAGCTCTTCGTTACGGAGTCTcagaagaatgagaagaagaaggaagccaTGTCGATCCCTAGAATCAAGCTATCAAAGATCGATCTTGAATGGGTTCATGTCCTCAGTGAAGGGTGGGCTAGTCCGCTTCGTGGATTCATGAGAGAAGCTGAGTTCCTCCAAACTCTTCATTTCAATTGCCTTCGGCTCGAGGACGGTTCCGTCACCAACATGTCGTTGCCGATCGTCCTTGCCATCGATGATTTGCAGAAGCATCGTATCGGTGAGTCGACCAAGGTCGCTCTCTTCGACTCTGCCGAAAACCTGGTTGCCATTTTGAGCGA TATTGAGATCTACAAACACCCGAAAGAAGAACGAATAGCCAGAACATGGGGAACCACTGCCCCTGGATTACCATATGTAGAACAGACAATTACTAATGCTGGAAACTGGCTTATCGGAGGCGATTTAGAGGTTGTAGAACCAATCAAGTACAAGGATGGTCTTGATCGGTTTCGCCTGTCCCCTGCAGAACTCCGTGATGAATTCACGAGGCGCAATGCTGATGCAGTGTTCGCTTTCCAGCTAAGGAACCCTGTTCACAATGGCCATGCATTGCTTATGACTGACACTCGCCGGAGGCTTCTGGAGAAGGGTTACAAGAACCCTGTACTATTGCTTCACCCATTGGGAGGTTTCACAAAGGCAGATGATGTGCCACTTAGTTGGAGAATGAAGCAACATGAGAAG GTGCTTGAAGACGGTGTCTTGGATCCAGAGACAACAGTGGTTTCAATCTTCCCTTCTCCCATGCATTATGCAGGTCCAACAGAGGTGCAGTGGCATGCGAAGGCCCGCATAAATGCTGGTGCTAATTACTACATTGTGGGTCGGGATCCAGCTGGTATGGGCCACCCTATTGAGAAGAGGGACCTTTACGATGCTGATCATGGGAAGAAGGTGCTTAGTATGGCTCCTGGACTTGAGCATCTAAACATCCTTCCATTCAGG GTAGCTGCCTATGACAAGACTCAGGGGAAAATGGCTTTCTTTGATCCATCAAGGCCACAAGATTTCCTCTTCATTTCAGGCACCAAG ATGCGAACCCTTGCAAAGAACAAGGAGAGCCCACCAGATGGTTTCATGTGTCCCGGCGGATGGAAGGTTTTGGTCGATTACTATGACAGCTTGGTTCCAGCAGAGAACAAAAAAGTCCCTGAAGCAGTTCCAGCTTAG